The DNA segment CCCCTTTTTTAATGACCACATATTTAGGTCCCATCTCTCTTATTTTTTGAGCTGCAACCACCAATGAATATTCGCCGGTTAATTGCCTAGCCTCTTCATCGTTAATCGTAATTACATCTACCTTAGCAATGACTTGTTTTAATTCGGCTAACGCATGATCCATCCAAAAATTCATGGTATCTAATACTATTAATTTTGGCGAATCCATTTGCTCAATTACGCTTAATTGGACGAGTGGGTGCAAGTTTCCTAACATCACTACTTCAGCATCTTTATAGCTTTCAGGTACTTTTGGCTGGAAATTTTCCAATACATTCAACTCGGTTGCCAAGGTGTCGCGGGAATTCATATCGTTATGGTATTTACCACTCCAAAAGAATGTTTTTCCCTCCTTAATAATTTCAAGTCCTGAAACATCCAAATTATTGTTTTTCAGCATAGCGATATATTCTTCTGGAAAATCACCTCCAACTACTGAAACAATGGCGCCATCGGCATTAAATTGACTAGCAGCCAATCCTATATATGTAGCGGCGCCACCTAATATTTTATCGGTTTTGCCAAAAGGCGTTTCAATAGCGTCGAAAGCAACGGTACCAACTATAACAAGTTTGCTCATATCTAATGCCCGCAAAAGCGGGTATCTTTTTAAGGTTTCTATCTAATTTTGAAAGTACAAAGATATGGTTTTGGGTTTGGAAATGCTAAAAAAATAAACCCCTCAGTTTTTAAAGCCGAGAGGTTTTTCTAAAATGCATGAAGACTATTTATTTTTGAATGGTAATATAAGTTCTTGTATCTGAATCATCAAAAATGTCTTTAACCTCTTTTAACTCTCCGTTAATATAAAGCTCAAAAGTTCTTTCGAAGTTAGATTGTAAAATATCTATTATTTTTAATGTGTCAAATTCTTCGTTGGGATATTGTAATACATATTGTCTTTCATTTGTCCAACTATCATCTTCCTTTACTTCGTCATTTTCCCAGCCTTGGCCATAAACCAATGCAATATATTCACTTTCCGGGCAATTGTCATTAGGACATTCGGGACCGAACAAAACCATCTCATTATCAAAAGTGTTTACCCTGCCTAAATTGCTCAATTCAGGGTTTTCGGTACTATATGTAATTTCGCCATCCTCTTTAGACTGAACAAGGCCAATTTTAACTTCGTTGTTTTCAAATAAAGAGCCATCCTGTATTAAAAATTGAAAATAGAGTTCTTTATTGTCTGGATCATTTTGAGGTGTTGTACTTTCTTCTTTGTTACAAGCAACAAATAAAGAAAGGCATACCAATAAGGTGCTAAAATAAAATACTGTTTTCATGATGTTGATTTTTAAATTAAGACCGCTATTTCTCTATAGTAATATAATTAGCGCTAAACAGACTAAAATTAGTTGGTTCACCTAGAATTTCTTTCTCTTGTCCATTAAGGAAAAAAGTGAAATCAGTCGATGGTGGATTTGTATAAAAACGCTCTCTTATTCGAAGCGTATCGGTATCATCACCTTGATATCTTAGCAAGTAGTATCTATTAATGTCGTAAGCATCTTCTTCCTCATATTCAATATTTTCCGGACTCATAGAAAAAATGAATCCAATATAATCACCTAGACAACTTTGTCCTGCACATTGCGTGCCAGTTAAAGTTTTATCTATATCGTCTAGATACTCTACTTTCCCCATTGGCACCCAATGGATAATTTCGCCAGTGGGAACTATTTCACCATTTTCCATTTTCATTTCATCTGACAATTCAACACTTCCATTTTCAAAAAAACTTCCGTCTACTTTTGAAATATCAAAATATAAAAAATAATCTGCAGGGATACCTCCACTATCATTGCTTTCGTCTTTATTACAGCCTGCACACAATAACAGGAATAAGCTGCTTAAATATAGTAATGCTTTCATAATTTTATTTTTTTAAGATTAATTTTTTAGTGAAATATTTTTCTTGCCCAATAAGCTTTACAAAATAGATACCCGAGGAATAATTTTGTATGTTTAATGAAAAGGTATCCTTTTTATATCTTTTTTGTCTATAGAGTACTTGGCCCAACAAATCATATAAAATCAATGTATATTTGGTTTGATCTGGTGGCACAATAGTGATACGTCCTGATGTTGGATTTGGATATAGTTGCAAATCTCCAGTAAATTTAACAGGCAGATTCGTTTCATTGGATAGTACTACATTATTTCCAGTTTCTATAGCGAGTATTGAATCAGAATGTTTTTCAGTTTCTGTTTTTTCACTGTTTGGACGTGTCGAAAAACATTGCTGTGCTGGTGGTGGCGGATCTCCATGCACAATTGTTTTTTGTCCAAATACACTGCCATCACAGAGCCCAGTTACTTCTAAATCGAGTATTGTTTCGTCTGAAGGATGAACCGCTAATGCCACATCTACTTCATTAGTCCCTTGTCCCGAGACAATAGAGCCATGGGTTACGCTCCAATCATAATTTACAGATGGAAAATCAGGTGCTGTGTATGTATAAGTAAAAAGTGGGCACGCTTGGTCGAGTCCGTCAATATCAATGGTAAAAATATCTAAAACACTAAATTTTGCTGTCTTTGTACCACAATTGGGTGTTACTTTTATCACACCACCAAAATCGCTGACTGCCTCTACAGTAAGGGTATTGGTGCCTTGACCGCTTAAAATATTCATATTATACGGTGGATCCCAAGTATACTCTGTAACACCCGGCAAGGTATTTACAGTATAAGTAGCGGTTTGCCCTGCGCAAATACTTGAAGGGCCTGTAATTTCAAAATTTGGATAATTAATGCCAATGTCGCCAATGTAACCGTACATTTTTCCAACTTGCAATGGAGAAAAAGAATTTCTACAATTTGATGGTGCATAGCTCATTATATTTGTAACATCAGGAGTCCAATTATCATTCCAGTTATCAGAACCTCCATCCATGGTATTATAATCACAAGGAAAATCTACATAAGATTCAGGGACTCTTCCGATTTTTCTTAATCCAGGATCAGCTTGTGTATCACATAAAGCATCGCCATTAATTTCACATTTTAAATCATCAATCGTACTAACACAAAAAACACCCTGTCTTTTAGACCTGCTTACAGCCTCTTGGTAACAATTACCGGCACTTTCGTTATAATGTTCACTGGAACGGGAGGTTTCTTGGGTGTGTAAGAGCCCTAATGTATGCCCTATTTCGTGTCCTAAAGTTTTTGATATAGACGAAGACCCTCCAATACTTACAGCGCAGGTGTATGCCCTTGGGTCAGGTATGCCTGGAAAAAGCTCGAAAGGAAAATTTGCTTTGCCTCCCCATATTTCCCTATTGGGGGGAGGAGCGGAATGTAAAACAAAATGCACGTTAATTGCACCTGTTGTTTTGTTGCTTAACGTGTAATCATCAAAATATTGTTCTCCATAATTTGCATAATTACTGTTATTTACCTCACTAATATCACATAATAAGTAGAAATTAATATTGCTTTCATATGCATAAAGAGAATTTAATTGGTCAATAACATTGTAAACTTGACTGTTTGAAATATTTCCGGCACCATTGTCATTTTTATAAATCCAAGCTTTGATGGGAATGTTTCTTTTATAACTTTCTGCGGAAAACCTGCTTTGATCCATAACCATTTTGGCGGTTCCTTCCATTACATTCTTCATATAATTGGTATCGATATTTACTTTGTTTTCCAAAAGTATGTCCACCAATTTTTGATTATTGCCAAAGAACTTGTCGTTTTTATAGGCTCCTGGCGCTGCTTCTGTACCACAATCTAGAGGGTCAGGGTTTTTTTGTGAAAAAAGTATAAAAGATGAAAACAGTAAAAATAGAAATAAAGTCCCTTTTAAAAAATTGAGGGGGGGGGGTAGTGGTTAGCTTCATAATATGTAGTTTTAATAAATTACAATTGTCTTATTGGCAAAACCGTTTACACGAAAAAAAACCTTTTTAAACAGAGTTTTAGTTAGCCAAAAATTGCTTGTTATTAATTTAGGGAGCCAAAATGTAGGATAAATCTACAAAAATTATGTTAATTTAAAAAAGATATAAATGGGAAAGGTTTTATTTGCGACAATAGCCTATTTCCTCCCAAAATCTGCTGGAATTTCGCCCCACGCTTTGGTTTCCCATTTAACCACTTTGGTGGAATAAGTGTTTGTTTTAAGCCAAGTTTCGGCTCGGGCAATTAATTCAAATAACGATTTATTTTTTGAAGACTTCTTTAATTTAGTGTTGCATTTTTTTCGTTTTACCCACCCCATCGCAATTTTGCTGTCCGTATAAATAATACGGTCGCTATTAATCTTTTTTAAATAGGCTAATCCGTGAACCAATGCTAAAAACTCACCCACATTATTTGTGCCTTGCTTAAATGTCCCTTGATGAAACAATTGCTTATGCGTTTGCGTATCTACACCGCGATATTCCATTTTCCCAGGGTTGCCGCTAGAAGCCGCATCAACAGCGATGGAATATAAGTTTGGCTGGCCTATTTTGGCTAATTGCTCTTTGGTGAGTGTTTTTTTCTTTTTGGTATTTTTTCCTTTATAGTCAGCATATTCTTTACTGAAGGCAATTTTTGCTTCTTTTAAACTTTCAAAGCTTTTGTATTGTGCACCGGTAACTCCTGTAATAGCTTTTTTGCATTCTTTCCAACTGTGAAAAATTCCTGCTGGGTTTCCAAACCAGACTACATAATATTTTTTGGTCTTTGCCATCAGTTAGTTTCTTCTCCAATTAATACTTGTTCAATCACTTTCGGGAAATGCTTATATTCTAATGTATGCACTTTTTCCGCAACTGTTTTTGGTGTTTCATTATCTGAAAGCGGCGTTTTTTCTTGAAATATAATAGCACCTTCATCATAATTTGCGTTCACATAATGAATTGTAATACCAGTTTCAGGTTCTTTATTTGCAATAATTGCTTCGTGAACATAATTCCCATACATTCCTTTTCCGCCATATTTAGGAAGCAAAGCCGGATGGATATTTATTACTTTGTTAGGGTATTCTTTTAAAATTAATTCAGGAAACTTCCATAGGAATCCTGCTAACACAATTAAGTCTGGTTTGGTTTCTTGGAGCGTTTTTAAAATACCATCTTCAGAAAATAAATTTTCCTTATTAAAGTATAGCGATTTGATATTGTGTTTTTTAGCCTTTTCTAGCACCTTGGCATTCTTCTTGTTTGACAACACAAGAACAACTTCACCAACATTAGATTGTTTAAAATATTTTATTATATTTTCGGTATTGGTACCACTACCGGAAGCGAATATGATAATGCGTTTTTTCATCAAAATAATAATGAGGTTTTCAAGAAGTAATATAAAATAAATAACAAAAGTAAGGTAATAGGGTTTTACTTCTCCCAAAAATGTTTAAATTGGTATTCACATTTTATGTTTAAAATGGTGTATTAAATTAAAAAATTTTATTTTTGCCACTTAATTAAATTTTAAAAACAAAGATTATGTCAGACATTGCATCAAGAGTAAAAGCAATTATAGTAGACAAACTAGGAGTTGATGAGAACGAAGTTGTTAACGAAGCAAGCTTTACAAACGACTTAGGAGCTGATTCCCTAGATACAGTTGAACTTATTATGGAGTTCGAAAAAGAATTTGATATCCAAATTCCAGATGATCAAGCTGAAAACATTGCAACAGTAGGTCAAGCAGTTTCATATATAGAAGAAGCTAAATAAATTTAGTCCTTTATGGAACTTAAGCGAGTTGTAGTTACAGGTCTTGGAGCACTTACGCCTATTGGTAATACTATTCCTGAGTATTGGGAAGCATTAATCAATGGAAAGAGCGGTTGTGCCCCTATTACTTATTTTGATGCTGAAAAGTTCAAAACTAAATTCGCTTGTGAGCTAAAAGATTTTAAACCAGAAGATTTTTTTGATAGGAAAGAAGCCAGAAAACTGGATCGCTTTGCCCAATATGCTTTAGTTTCTTCAGATGAGGCCATTAAAGATGCGGGAATAAACCTAGACGAAGTTGATAAATTTCGCGTAGGTGTTATTTGGGGTGCTGGTATTGGCGGACTTGAAACCTTTCAAAATGAGGTAATAAATTTTGCAGAAGGGGACGGAACACCACGTTTCAACCCCTTCTTTATTCCTAAAATGATAGCAGATATTGCCCCTGGTAATATTTCTATTAAACACGGCTTTATGGGGCCTAACTATACTACGGTCTCTGCTTGTGCATCTTCCGCCAATGCAATGATTGATGCTTTAAACTACATTAGGTTAGGGCATTGTGACGTGATTGTAACTGGGGGTAGTGAAGCTGCAGTAACCAAAGCAGGTATGGGAGGATTTAATGCTATGCACGCCCTTTCAACCCGAAATGAAAGCCCTGAAACAGCATCAAGACCTTTTGATGCAACCCGTGACGGATTTGTATTAGGAGAAGGTGCTGGCGCATTGATTCTTGAAGAATACGAACATGCCAAAAAGCGTGGAGCTAAAATCTATGCCGAAGTTGTTGGTGGCGGGATGTCTAGTGATGCCTACCATATGACAGCTCCTCATCCAGATGGTATTGGCGTAGAGCGCGTAATGCTTAACTGTCTGCGAGATGCAGGAATGAGTCCTAATCAAGTCGATGCCATTAACACACACGGAACTTCAACACCACTAGGTGATGTGGCCGAACTGAAGGCGATCACCAAAGTATTTGGGGAACACGCTAAAGACATTAATATAAATTCTACCAAATCCATGACCGGACACTTATTGGGTGCCGCCGGTGCAATTGAAGCGATAGCTTCTATTTTAGCCATGGAAAATAGTGTAGTACCACCTACTATTAATCATACTACAGCAGATGAGAACATTAACTCATCGCTTAACCTTACCCTTAACAAAGCCCAAGACCGCGAAATTAAAGTAGCGATGAGCAATACCTTTGGCTTTGGAGGACACAACGCTTGTGTGCTGTTCAAAAAACTGGACGCATAAACACTAGATGACATCTATAAAACACATATTCAATTCCCGCACCACAAATGACGGGGATTTTTTTTATGCGATGAAAAAAATTCTAGGCTTTAAACCCAAGAATATTTCAATTTATAATGAAGCGTTCACCCACAGATCCCTTCATGAGAAAAACAACGAAGGACAACCCCAAAACTACGAGCGCTTAGAGTTTTTAGGCGATGCCATGCTAGGCTCAGTGATTGCAGCCCACCTTTTTAGTAAAGTGCCTTCAGGCGATGAAGGGTATCTTACCAAAATGCGCTCTAAAGTAGTAAGCCGCGAACATTTGAACGAATTAGGACGGGATTTAAACCTTATCAAGTTTTTAAAATCCTCCGTTTCTTCTGATCAATTTGGAGGGAATATTCACGGCAATATCTTTGAAGCTTTGGTAGGTGCAATTTATTTAGACCGTGGCTACAAGTATTGTGAAAAATTCATCTATAAACGGGTGATAAAACCATATGTTGATATTGAACGCTTGGAAGGTAAGATAATTAGCTACAAAAGTATTTTCATTGAATGGTGCCAAAAAACAAAACAGCATTTTAAATTTAATATCTATGAAGATACTGGTAAAGATGAATTGAAACACTTTGCAGTTAAACTTCAACTAGATAACGAAACAATAGCCAAAGCAAGGGCTACGTCAAAAAAGAAAGCTGAAGAACGAGCCGCCAAAAGAGCCTATTATAAGTTTCAGTCAAAAATTGACAAAGAATTAAACTAAGCCGTTCGAAAGTTCCCTAAAGTATCCTTATTTTTATGCTAAAATCCGTTATGGGTAAACATAGATTAGTGCTCGAAGACGATTTTAGAGAAAATTTTCAGATACTAGCCATTCACTGTGCTGTAGAGCCCTATAAAATGGCGTTCTATCTAAATAAATACTTACAATTACGGTTAAAAAGACGACGAACAGATCTTGAATTTTCAAAAGATGGATTAGAAGTTCAGTTTCCGTTGTTTGAATTTGAAAACACTGCAAATTACACGGTGTACAATCTCGTTTCAAATACCTGCAAATCTGCTACTGCGCATACAACAGCTAGCGGAGGATTGTTTGAGTTAAATACTTCGGAAGAATATGTAACCACCTATTTAATTCCGGAGTATAAAAAAGTAGATTATTTTTTGAAAATCACGTCAGAGCACGATCAGGTTTCAATAAACACACTACTTTCAGAAGTAAATAAAATAAAATCCATTATTTCTTCTTATCTTATAGATAGTGAGCATATAAAGTCTAAAAACAATTTAATATTTAATTAATGCCGAAATTAAAACGAACCAAAATAGTTGCCACCTTAGGCCCATCGACCACCAAAAGAGAAGTTTTAAAAAAAATGATTTTGGAAGGAGTGGATGTTTTTCGTATCAACTTTTCCCACGCTAAATACGAAGACGTAAAAAAGCGAATTATCATGATCCGAGAGTTAGGGGAACAATTAGGTATTACTCCTGCAATTCTGGGCGATTTACAAGGCCCTAAATTACGGGTAGGTATTATGAAAGAAGAAGTGGTGGTTAAACCAGGAGATAAGCTTAGTTTCTGTACTGGAAAAGAGTTTGAAGGCACCAGTAAAAAGGTGTACATGAATTATGATAATTTCCCTAAAGATGTAAAAGCGGGCGAACGAATTTTATTGGACGACGGTAAATTAATGTTTGAAGTACTTGAAACCAATGGCAAAGATGAAGTGAAAACCAAAGTTATTCAAGGCGGGCCATTGCGTTCTCGCAAAGGGGTAAACCTACCTAACACTAACATTTCTTTACCAGCACTTACCGAAAAGGACAAAAAAGACGCCATTTTTGCAGTACAACAAGAGGTAGATTGGATTGCACTTTCGTTTGTGCGCCACGCCGAAGACTTAAAAGAATTGCAGGCTATTATTGAAGCACATTGCGATTACAAAATCCCGATTATAGCCAAAATAGAAAAGCCCGAAGCGGTACAAAACATTGATAAAATTGTTGCTTATTGTGACGGTTTAATGGTTGCTAGAGGCGATTTGGGAGTAGAAGTTCCAGCTGAAGAAGTACCACTCATTCAAAAAGAATTAGTATTAACAGCTAAGCGAGCTCGGATTCCCGTTATTATCGCTACGCAAATGATGGAAACAATGATCACCTCATTAACACCCACTCGGGCAGAAGTAAACGACGTCGCTAACTCTGTAATGGATGGTGCGGATGCCGTAATGCTGAGTGGTGAAACTTCGGTTGGTAAATATCCGGTAGAAGTGATTAAAACCATGGCCAATATTTGTAGAAGTGTAGAAAACTCTAACCTAATTGCTGTACCTCACGAGCCACCACAAATTAGAACCAATCGTTATATTACTAAATCGGTTTGTTACCATGCAGCAACCATGGCGAACGAAATTGATGCGACCGCAATTTGTACTTTGACTAACAGTGGTTATACAGCCTTTCAAATTTCGGCATGGCGACCAGACGCGAATATTTTGGCGTTTACTTCCAACAAACGTATTTTGTCACGGTTAAATTTACTGTGGGGTGTTAAAGCCTTTTACTATGACAAATTTGTAAGCACGGATGAAACGGTTGACGATGTAAACAAAATTGCCCAAAATCAAGGGTACGTAACAAAAGGTGACTACTTGATAAATCTTGCGGCAATGCCCATTGCTGATAAAGGAATGGTAAATACGTTAAGAGTATCATTGATTAAATAAAAAAAGCCGAGTTTTTAACTCGGCTTTTTCAATTTTAATAAATTTTTAATCCGCCATTTCAGTGCGTTCTAATTTCATTTTATTTCCTTCTTGGAGAATGTCTACAGAATAGCCATAGCCTTCAGTTCGGTAGTCGTAATTTATTTTTTCTAAATTATTATTTTTTCTATTCACGGTTAACTGGCTTGTCCAAGTTCCGCTTTTAGGGTCTTTTTCTTTAACGGTTTCTTCATTGCTTCCTTTTGGGTTGGGGTATGCAAAACTCTTCGGAATATCGAACAACTCGGCTGCAATATAGAATACTTCGTGCCACTTGTCTGTTGGGAGTACTAATGTTTCAGTGTTTGTAGGTTTACTAGCCGTTCCGCCGCTGGTTTCTGTAAATGAAACTCCTGGGAACTGTCCTTTTAAATCATCAGCGTAAATTTTAGCTTTTATGTCTTCTTCCGGAGGAAAAAATCTGGAAAGATATCCGTTAAAAGCATAACCGGTTTTCTGATTGTATTCAATTTGATGCATCGCGCCTCTAATACCGCCAATAGTCATCGTCTCTTCATCTTCTGGGGCAATTACTTTAATTTTTGTTCCGTACGGCATCACCCCTAATTTTTCACTGTTTAGGTTATTGTGTTCTCGTAATGTGAGTCCGCTTGAAGCAGTTACGTAGAGAAAATCTGGCGTGGTTTCGGTTTCTTTTTCAGCAAGGGCAAGTTCGTTGGTTTCTTCTGAAATTTCTGAAGATTCATTTGATTTCGTTTCATTTTTACAGGATAATACTGAAATGATCACGGTAAAAACAAGCAAAGAATAAGCTACTTTTTTCATAATAGATGGGTTTTGGAATTACTAATTAGATTCAAGTAGTTTTATTGCATGTTTTAAAAATCAAGTTTAAGTTGAACGTCTATACTTTCCTCAGGTTCGGGCTGTTGCTCCTTTTTTTCATTGTTGAGGTTCGATAAAGAAATCCCCAATAATCGCACCGAATTTTTCATTTTCTCTTGAAATAACAAATCTTTAACAGCTTCTAGCATTAATGACTTGCTTGAAATATAAAACGGTAACGTCTTGCTTCTAGTTTGTAACGTAAAATCGCTATACTTAATTTTAAGGGTAATCGTTTTTCCTGCCACATTGCTTTTTGTGAGGCGTCGTTCTACTTCTTCGGCAATGGTTTCAAGACGTTCCAACATATAGACTTCCGAAGAAATATTTTCTGAAAAAGTCCGCTCGGCAGCTAATGATTTTCTCGTTCTGGTTGGTTTTACGGCGCTGTTATGGATTCCGCGAACCACGTGGTAATAATAGCCACCACTTTTTCCGAAGTGTTCCTGTAAATACTCTAACGATTTGGATTTTAAATCTTCCCCTGTATAAATTCCGTGGCGATACATTTTTTCTTTGGTCACTTTCCCAACACCGTAAAACTTTTTAATGTCGAGTTTTTCTAAAAAATCTAAAACCTCTTCGGGCGGTACAGTTTTTTGCCCATTGGGTTTGTTGATGTCACTCGCAACCTTGGCAATAAACTTATTAATGGAAATCCCTGCGGAAGCATTCAGGCCGGTTTTCTCTTTAATTTTCTGCCTAATTTCTTTCGCAATTAAGGTCGCACTAGGATTTCCTTTTTTATTTTCTGAAACATCTAAATACGCTTCATCTAACGATAATGGTTCCACTAAATCGGTATATTCATGAAAGATCTTCCGGATTTGTTGCGAAACTTCCCGATAGCGATCAAAATTACTTTTTACAAAAATTAGATGGGGACAAAGGCGCTTTGCCGTTACACTGCTCATTGCCGATCGCACCCCAAATTTTCGCGCTTCATAACTTGCAGCACTAACGACCCCACGTTTACTGCTTCCGCCCACAGCTATAGCCTTTCCTCGTAATTCGGGATCGTCCAGCTGTTCTACTGAAGCATAAAACGCATCCATATCTACGTGAATTATTTTACGAATGGGCAGCCCTTCTTCCATAGTGTAAATTTAATATCTTTATAGCAACCAAATCTCTAAGAGTTTCAATTATTAAACAGAAAATTTTGGTTAACTACTAATTAAAAAAACCCGTTTGCGGGCATAATGATGAGCAAAACAGCGATTATTTTAGGAGCAACTGGTTTAACTGGAAGTATGTTGCTTCAGCAGTTACTTGATGACGATTCAATTTCGACCATAAAATTGTTCTCACGTAGTTCAAGTAACATAAAAAGCCCTAAAGTTGAAGAATATCTAATTGATATGTTTCAATTGGAAAAAGAAACGGAACGTTTTACCGGGGATGTTGTTTTTTGTTGCATTGGCACCACAAAATCAAAAACACCGGATAAGGAAACGTATAAAAAGATAGATTATGGTATTCCGGTAGCGGCGGCAAAACTTGCCAAGCAAAATTCTATTAAAAAATTTGTTGTAATTTCAGCTTTAGGATCAAACCCAGATAGTAGCGTATTTTATAACAAAGTAAAAGGTGAAATGGAGCGCGATGTGTTGCAGCAGAATATTTCAGAAACCTATATCTTGCAGCCGTCATTAATAGGTGGTGACCGAAATGAAAACAGAACGGGAGAGTCGATTGCGCAGTTTTTTGCTAAAACCTTCAGTTTTTTAATTCCTAAGAAATATAAAATGATTGAACCAGAAACCATTGCAAAAGCCATGCAAAATTTACTATATAAACCCTATGCTAAAACGAGAATCCCTTCAGATGAAATTAAAAAGATAGCAACAGTATGATTGAAATAGAACGGAAATTTTTAGTGACTTCCGAAGCTTTTAAAGAACACGCGTTTAAAAAAACGAGAATCGTACAAGGATTTTTAAATACACATCCCGAACGGACAGTGCGTGTGAGAATAAAAGGCACCGAAGGATTTATTACCGTAAAAGGCATTGGAAACGAAAGCGGAGCCAGCCGTTTTGAGTGGGAAAAGCAAATTACTGAAGAAGAGGCTGAATCGTTATTAGAACTTTGCGAACCGGGAAGTATTGAAAAAATAAGATATGAAGTAAAAGCTGGAAAGCATATTTTTGAAATAGATGAATTTTTTGGTAATAATAGAGGGTTAATTGTAGCTGAGGTTGAACTTCATGAAGAGCAGGAAACGGTCACCATCCCCAATTGGATAGGAAAAGAGGTTACCGGAGAAACAAAATATTACAATTCGCAACTAAGCAAGCACCCTTTTAAAACGTGGAATCATGAAAAATAAAATTAAGTTATTTTGTATGTTGGCAGTACTTTTTAGCTGCAATAATCCTCAAGAAAAAGAAGAAACAAACACTTTTGTTGAGGAAAAAGAGCAAGCATTGGAAACTGAAAAAGAATCAGCTGCACAACTTAAAAAAGAACTGACCGATAAAGGCTACCAGATTTTTGACTATGTAGATGAAAAAACCGGCGATACGGTATTGATGCAACAATATTTCATTGCTTTTTTAAAGCAAGGCACCAATAGATCGCAAAATAAAGCTGAGGCAGATAGTTTGCAAAAACTGCATTTAGCACATTTAGGCAGCATGTATGAACAAGGCTTTGCCGACATTTCAGGTCCTTTTGGGGATGATGGAGATATTCGCGGGATTACCATTTACAACGTACCTACACAACAAATGGCAGATAGTTTGGCTAATATGGACCCTATGGTACAAGCAGGTCGTTTAGCCATTGAAATACACCCGTGGTGGGCAGCAAAAGGGTTTTCGTTACGCTAATTAATCTATCAACGAAGCATCAATGACAATACCTCGTAAATTATAAACCACCAAGTGGTTTAGCATTTGCTGCGTGGAATATTGGGTGTTGAATTCAGGATCGGCCAGAATTTCATCAATTTTAAATAAGTGTATTTCAC comes from the Marixanthomonas ophiurae genome and includes:
- a CDS encoding PfkB family carbohydrate kinase translates to MSKLVIVGTVAFDAIETPFGKTDKILGGAATYIGLAASQFNADGAIVSVVGGDFPEEYIAMLKNNNLDVSGLEIIKEGKTFFWSGKYHNDMNSRDTLATELNVLENFQPKVPESYKDAEVVMLGNLHPLVQLSVIEQMDSPKLIVLDTMNFWMDHALAELKQVIAKVDVITINDEEARQLTGEYSLVVAAQKIREMGPKYVVIKKGEHGALLFHNEDVFFAPALPLEEVFDPTGAGDTFAGGFTGYLAKTADYSFENMKNAIIYGSALASFCVEKFGTERLEGLTKKEVHQRLKQFQSLTQFDIELT
- a CDS encoding T9SS type A sorting domain-containing protein, with the protein product MENKVNIDTNYMKNVMEGTAKMVMDQSRFSAESYKRNIPIKAWIYKNDNGAGNISNSQVYNVIDQLNSLYAYESNINFYLLCDISEVNNSNYANYGEQYFDDYTLSNKTTGAINVHFVLHSAPPPNREIWGGKANFPFELFPGIPDPRAYTCAVSIGGSSSISKTLGHEIGHTLGLLHTQETSRSSEHYNESAGNCYQEAVSRSKRQGVFCVSTIDDLKCEINGDALCDTQADPGLRKIGRVPESYVDFPCDYNTMDGGSDNWNDNWTPDVTNIMSYAPSNCRNSFSPLQVGKMYGYIGDIGINYPNFEITGPSSICAGQTATYTVNTLPGVTEYTWDPPYNMNILSGQGTNTLTVEAVSDFGGVIKVTPNCGTKTAKFSVLDIFTIDIDGLDQACPLFTYTYTAPDFPSVNYDWSVTHGSIVSGQGTNEVDVALAVHPSDETILDLEVTGLCDGSVFGQKTIVHGDPPPPAQQCFSTRPNSEKTETEKHSDSILAIETGNNVVLSNETNLPVKFTGDLQLYPNPTSGRITIVPPDQTKYTLILYDLLGQVLYRQKRYKKDTFSLNIQNYSSGIYFVKLIGQEKYFTKKLILKK
- a CDS encoding ribonuclease H1 domain-containing protein, which encodes MAKTKKYYVVWFGNPAGIFHSWKECKKAITGVTGAQYKSFESLKEAKIAFSKEYADYKGKNTKKKKTLTKEQLAKIGQPNLYSIAVDAASSGNPGKMEYRGVDTQTHKQLFHQGTFKQGTNNVGEFLALVHGLAYLKKINSDRIIYTDSKIAMGWVKRKKCNTKLKKSSKNKSLFELIARAETWLKTNTYSTKVVKWETKAWGEIPADFGRK
- the purN gene encoding phosphoribosylglycinamide formyltransferase, which translates into the protein MKKRIIIFASGSGTNTENIIKYFKQSNVGEVVLVLSNKKNAKVLEKAKKHNIKSLYFNKENLFSEDGILKTLQETKPDLIVLAGFLWKFPELILKEYPNKVINIHPALLPKYGGKGMYGNYVHEAIIANKEPETGITIHYVNANYDEGAIIFQEKTPLSDNETPKTVAEKVHTLEYKHFPKVIEQVLIGEETN
- a CDS encoding acyl carrier protein, whose translation is MSDIASRVKAIIVDKLGVDENEVVNEASFTNDLGADSLDTVELIMEFEKEFDIQIPDDQAENIATVGQAVSYIEEAK
- the fabF gene encoding beta-ketoacyl-ACP synthase II, with the translated sequence MELKRVVVTGLGALTPIGNTIPEYWEALINGKSGCAPITYFDAEKFKTKFACELKDFKPEDFFDRKEARKLDRFAQYALVSSDEAIKDAGINLDEVDKFRVGVIWGAGIGGLETFQNEVINFAEGDGTPRFNPFFIPKMIADIAPGNISIKHGFMGPNYTTVSACASSANAMIDALNYIRLGHCDVIVTGGSEAAVTKAGMGGFNAMHALSTRNESPETASRPFDATRDGFVLGEGAGALILEEYEHAKKRGAKIYAEVVGGGMSSDAYHMTAPHPDGIGVERVMLNCLRDAGMSPNQVDAINTHGTSTPLGDVAELKAITKVFGEHAKDININSTKSMTGHLLGAAGAIEAIASILAMENSVVPPTINHTTADENINSSLNLTLNKAQDREIKVAMSNTFGFGGHNACVLFKKLDA
- the rnc gene encoding ribonuclease III; this translates as MTSIKHIFNSRTTNDGDFFYAMKKILGFKPKNISIYNEAFTHRSLHEKNNEGQPQNYERLEFLGDAMLGSVIAAHLFSKVPSGDEGYLTKMRSKVVSREHLNELGRDLNLIKFLKSSVSSDQFGGNIHGNIFEALVGAIYLDRGYKYCEKFIYKRVIKPYVDIERLEGKIISYKSIFIEWCQKTKQHFKFNIYEDTGKDELKHFAVKLQLDNETIAKARATSKKKAEERAAKRAYYKFQSKIDKELN